The following coding sequences lie in one Oncorhynchus gorbuscha isolate QuinsamMale2020 ecotype Even-year linkage group LG10, OgorEven_v1.0, whole genome shotgun sequence genomic window:
- the LOC124046758 gene encoding transcriptional-regulating factor 1-like isoform X1, producing the protein MTTERRGPHVNHLNQLNHLNHLKPLYSPPAQQTQMTLTEHLGNYETPNCSRLMCSVCQRDFKSLPALNGHMRSHRGLRGQPDRSQTYRTQKEGVIPGSPVPIVMPVSVPVRLPASPFPCLEEEHQEGEDEGRRGWKERKKEKRRDPHRHSALVLPRQSTRGAVVFQSVLRSIVQLTEYTPPPMLRPDRDGTGLYCSLTTSDGDMLMSGEHLMKNKPRINVGIGFQADVPPLQDQRHSNSDIHKALVLWTPWDGLENSSTQHRVECLLMMSCSSVCPGGGTNSEYALHSLSESRGDFLGTLEKMLLQHWPMTANSLSSYHYAGSDTWSPVEKRLVKKAFMMYQKDFHRIQKTVGTKSVSQCVEYYYTWKRRLRLNVKTPVGLASTLPEVYPSQPTMNGKMGLHTISTQNACQPIHSGSSCPRLQVGSACCSPALGEVERPSKAHFYGPVCLRMSPSLFSSSPRPSNSAPSAKLHTQPTPPYPCRACAKVFSKVKSRNAHMKTHRHEDTSP; encoded by the exons ATgactacagagaggagaggaccacacGTGAACCACCTGAATCAATTGAATCACTTGAACCATCTGAAGCCTCTCTACTCGCCTCCAGCACAGCAGACACAG ATGACATTGACAGAACATTTGGGAAACTATGAGACACCAAACTGCag caggtTGATGTGTTCTGTGTGTCAGAGGGACTTTAAGAGTCTTCCTGCTCTTAACGGACACATGCGCTCTCACAGAGGACTCCGAGGACAGCCCGACAGGTCACAAACATACAGGACG cagaagGAAGGGGTGATTCCAGGGTCTCCTGTCCCCATAGTGATGCCCGTCTCTGTGCCCGTCAGACTCCCTGCCTCCCCATTTCCATGCCTGGAAGAGGAGCACCaagagggggaggatgagggaaggaggggatggaAAGAAAGGAAAAAAGAAAAGAGGAGGGATCCCCATCGCCACTCTGCTCTTGTCCTGCCCCGCCAGTCCACTAGGGGTGCTGTGGTGTTCCAGAGTGTTCTGCGTTCAATTGTTCAACTGACCGAATACACCCCTCCTCCCATGCTGAGGCCAGACAGGGATGGAACTGGGCTATACTGCTCTCTAACCACAAGTGATGGTGACATGCTAATGTCCGGGGAGCATCTAATGAAGAACAAACC GAGGATCAACGTGGGGATTGGATTTCAGGCTGATGTCCCACCTCTTCAGGACCAAAGACACTCTAACTCAGACATCCACAAAGCACTGGTGTTGTGGACGCCCTGGGATGGCCTGGAGAACTCATCCACCCAGCACAgag tggagTGTCTGTTGATGATGTCATGTTCCAGTGTGTGTCCGGGGGGCGGGACTAACTCTGAGTACGCCCTGCACAGCCTATCCGAGAGCAGAGGAGACTTCCTG GGAACACTGGAGAAGATGCTCCTTCAGCACTGGCCAATGACagccaactctctctcctcctaccactacgcAG GGAGTGATACATGGAGTCCAGTGGAGAAGAGGTTGGTGAAGAAAGCCTTTATGATGTACCAGAAGGACTTCCACCGCATTCAGAAAACG gtggggactaagtcagtgtctcagtgtgtagAGTATTACTACACCTGGAAGAGGAGGCTGCGTCTAAATGTAAAGACCCCGGTCGGGCTGGCCAGCACACTGCCTGAG GTCTATCCATCTCAGCCCACCATGAATGGTAAGATGGGGCTCCACACCATTTCGACACAGAATGCCTGCCAACCGATCCACAGTGGCTCCTCCTGTCCCCGGCTCCAGGTTGGTTCTGCTTGCTGTAGCCCAGccctgggagaggtagagaggcccAGCAAGGCTCACTTTTATGGGCCGGTCTGTCTGAGGATGTCCCCCTCTCTATTCAGCTCCAGTCCCAGACCGAGCAACTCTGCCCCCAGCGCCAagctccacacacagcctacccCTCCATACCCCTGTAGGGCGTGTGCCAA ggtGTTCTCTAAAGTGAAGAGTCGTAATGCTCACATGAAGACACATCGCCATGAAGAcacatcaccatga
- the LOC124046758 gene encoding transcriptional-regulating factor 1-like isoform X6, whose translation MTTERRGPHVNHLNQLNHLNHLKPLYSPPAQQTQMTLTEHLGNYETPNCSRLMCSVCQRDFKSLPALNGHMRSHRGLRGQPDRSQTYRTQKEGVIPGSPVPIVMPVSVPVRLPASPFPCLEEEHQEGEDEGRRGWKERKKEKRRDPHRHSALVLPRQSTRGAVVFQSVLRSIVQLTEYTPPPMLRPDRDGTGLYCSLTTSDGDMLMSGEHLMKNKPRINVGIGFQADVPPLQDQRHSNSDIHKALVLWTPWDGLENSSTQHRVECLLMMSCSSVCPGGGTNSEYALHSLSESRGDFLGTLEKMLLQHWPMTANSLSSYHYAGSDTWSPVEKRLVKKAFMMYQKDFHRIQKTVGTKSVSQCVEYYYTWKRRLRLNVKTPVGLASTLPEVYPSQPTMNGKMGLHTISTQNACQPIHSGSSCPRLQLQSQTEQLCPQRQAPHTAYPSIPL comes from the exons ATgactacagagaggagaggaccacacGTGAACCACCTGAATCAATTGAATCACTTGAACCATCTGAAGCCTCTCTACTCGCCTCCAGCACAGCAGACACAG ATGACATTGACAGAACATTTGGGAAACTATGAGACACCAAACTGCag caggtTGATGTGTTCTGTGTGTCAGAGGGACTTTAAGAGTCTTCCTGCTCTTAACGGACACATGCGCTCTCACAGAGGACTCCGAGGACAGCCCGACAGGTCACAAACATACAGGACG cagaagGAAGGGGTGATTCCAGGGTCTCCTGTCCCCATAGTGATGCCCGTCTCTGTGCCCGTCAGACTCCCTGCCTCCCCATTTCCATGCCTGGAAGAGGAGCACCaagagggggaggatgagggaaggaggggatggaAAGAAAGGAAAAAAGAAAAGAGGAGGGATCCCCATCGCCACTCTGCTCTTGTCCTGCCCCGCCAGTCCACTAGGGGTGCTGTGGTGTTCCAGAGTGTTCTGCGTTCAATTGTTCAACTGACCGAATACACCCCTCCTCCCATGCTGAGGCCAGACAGGGATGGAACTGGGCTATACTGCTCTCTAACCACAAGTGATGGTGACATGCTAATGTCCGGGGAGCATCTAATGAAGAACAAACC GAGGATCAACGTGGGGATTGGATTTCAGGCTGATGTCCCACCTCTTCAGGACCAAAGACACTCTAACTCAGACATCCACAAAGCACTGGTGTTGTGGACGCCCTGGGATGGCCTGGAGAACTCATCCACCCAGCACAgag tggagTGTCTGTTGATGATGTCATGTTCCAGTGTGTGTCCGGGGGGCGGGACTAACTCTGAGTACGCCCTGCACAGCCTATCCGAGAGCAGAGGAGACTTCCTG GGAACACTGGAGAAGATGCTCCTTCAGCACTGGCCAATGACagccaactctctctcctcctaccactacgcAG GGAGTGATACATGGAGTCCAGTGGAGAAGAGGTTGGTGAAGAAAGCCTTTATGATGTACCAGAAGGACTTCCACCGCATTCAGAAAACG gtggggactaagtcagtgtctcagtgtgtagAGTATTACTACACCTGGAAGAGGAGGCTGCGTCTAAATGTAAAGACCCCGGTCGGGCTGGCCAGCACACTGCCTGAG GTCTATCCATCTCAGCCCACCATGAATGGTAAGATGGGGCTCCACACCATTTCGACACAGAATGCCTGCCAACCGATCCACAGTGGCTCCTCCTGTCCCCGGCTCCAG CTCCAGTCCCAGACCGAGCAACTCTGCCCCCAGCGCCAagctccacacacagcctacccCTCCATACCCCTGTAG
- the LOC124046758 gene encoding transcriptional-regulating factor 1-like isoform X5 encodes MTTERRGPHVNHLNQLNHLNHLKPLYSPPAQQTQMTLTEHLGNYETPNCSRLMCSVCQRDFKSLPALNGHMRSHRGLRGQPDRSQTYRTQKEGVIPGSPVPIVMPVSVPVRLPASPFPCLEEEHQEGEDEGRRGWKERKKEKRRDPHRHSALVLPRQSTRGAVVFQSVLRSIVQLTEYTPPPMLRPDRDGTGLYCSLTTSDGDMLMSGEHLMKNKPRINVGIGFQADVPPLQDQRHSNSDIHKALVLWTPWDGLENSSTQHRVECLLMMSCSSVCPGGGTNSEYALHSLSESRGDFLGTLEKMLLQHWPMTANSLSSYHYAGSDTWSPVEKRLVKKAFMMYQKDFHRIQKTVGTKSVSQCVEYYYTWKRRLRLNVKTPVGLASTLPEPTMNGKMGLHTISTQNACQPIHSGSSCPRLQVGSACCSPALGEVERPSKAHFYGPVCLRMSPSLFSSSPRPSNSAPSAKLHTQPTPPYPCRACAKVFSKVKSRNAHMKTHRHEDTSP; translated from the exons ATgactacagagaggagaggaccacacGTGAACCACCTGAATCAATTGAATCACTTGAACCATCTGAAGCCTCTCTACTCGCCTCCAGCACAGCAGACACAG ATGACATTGACAGAACATTTGGGAAACTATGAGACACCAAACTGCag caggtTGATGTGTTCTGTGTGTCAGAGGGACTTTAAGAGTCTTCCTGCTCTTAACGGACACATGCGCTCTCACAGAGGACTCCGAGGACAGCCCGACAGGTCACAAACATACAGGACG cagaagGAAGGGGTGATTCCAGGGTCTCCTGTCCCCATAGTGATGCCCGTCTCTGTGCCCGTCAGACTCCCTGCCTCCCCATTTCCATGCCTGGAAGAGGAGCACCaagagggggaggatgagggaaggaggggatggaAAGAAAGGAAAAAAGAAAAGAGGAGGGATCCCCATCGCCACTCTGCTCTTGTCCTGCCCCGCCAGTCCACTAGGGGTGCTGTGGTGTTCCAGAGTGTTCTGCGTTCAATTGTTCAACTGACCGAATACACCCCTCCTCCCATGCTGAGGCCAGACAGGGATGGAACTGGGCTATACTGCTCTCTAACCACAAGTGATGGTGACATGCTAATGTCCGGGGAGCATCTAATGAAGAACAAACC GAGGATCAACGTGGGGATTGGATTTCAGGCTGATGTCCCACCTCTTCAGGACCAAAGACACTCTAACTCAGACATCCACAAAGCACTGGTGTTGTGGACGCCCTGGGATGGCCTGGAGAACTCATCCACCCAGCACAgag tggagTGTCTGTTGATGATGTCATGTTCCAGTGTGTGTCCGGGGGGCGGGACTAACTCTGAGTACGCCCTGCACAGCCTATCCGAGAGCAGAGGAGACTTCCTG GGAACACTGGAGAAGATGCTCCTTCAGCACTGGCCAATGACagccaactctctctcctcctaccactacgcAG GGAGTGATACATGGAGTCCAGTGGAGAAGAGGTTGGTGAAGAAAGCCTTTATGATGTACCAGAAGGACTTCCACCGCATTCAGAAAACG gtggggactaagtcagtgtctcagtgtgtagAGTATTACTACACCTGGAAGAGGAGGCTGCGTCTAAATGTAAAGACCCCGGTCGGGCTGGCCAGCACACTGCCTGAG CCCACCATGAATGGTAAGATGGGGCTCCACACCATTTCGACACAGAATGCCTGCCAACCGATCCACAGTGGCTCCTCCTGTCCCCGGCTCCAGGTTGGTTCTGCTTGCTGTAGCCCAGccctgggagaggtagagaggcccAGCAAGGCTCACTTTTATGGGCCGGTCTGTCTGAGGATGTCCCCCTCTCTATTCAGCTCCAGTCCCAGACCGAGCAACTCTGCCCCCAGCGCCAagctccacacacagcctacccCTCCATACCCCTGTAGGGCGTGTGCCAA ggtGTTCTCTAAAGTGAAGAGTCGTAATGCTCACATGAAGACACATCGCCATGAAGAcacatcaccatga
- the LOC124046758 gene encoding transcriptional-regulating factor 1-like isoform X7, producing MTTERRGPHVNHLNQLNHLNHLKPLYSPPAQQTQMTLTEHLGNYETPNCSRLMCSVCQRDFKSLPALNGHMRSHRGLRGQPDRSQTYRTQKEGVIPGSPVPIVMPVSVPVRLPASPFPCLEEEHQEGEDEGRRGWKERKKEKRRDPHRHSALVLPRQSTRGAVVFQSVLRSIVQLTEYTPPPMLRPDRDGTGLYCSLTTSDGDMLMSGEHLMKNKPRINVGIGFQADVPPLQDQRHSNSDIHKALVLWTPWDGLENSSTQHRVECLLMMSCSSVCPGGGTNSEYALHSLSESRGDFLGTLEKMLLQHWPMTANSLSSYHYAGSDTWSPVEKRLVKKAFMMYQKDFHRIQKTVGTKSVSQCVEYYYTWKRRLRLNVKTPVGLASTLPEPTMNGKMGLHTISTQNACQPIHSGSSCPRLQLQSQTEQLCPQRQAPHTAYPSIPL from the exons ATgactacagagaggagaggaccacacGTGAACCACCTGAATCAATTGAATCACTTGAACCATCTGAAGCCTCTCTACTCGCCTCCAGCACAGCAGACACAG ATGACATTGACAGAACATTTGGGAAACTATGAGACACCAAACTGCag caggtTGATGTGTTCTGTGTGTCAGAGGGACTTTAAGAGTCTTCCTGCTCTTAACGGACACATGCGCTCTCACAGAGGACTCCGAGGACAGCCCGACAGGTCACAAACATACAGGACG cagaagGAAGGGGTGATTCCAGGGTCTCCTGTCCCCATAGTGATGCCCGTCTCTGTGCCCGTCAGACTCCCTGCCTCCCCATTTCCATGCCTGGAAGAGGAGCACCaagagggggaggatgagggaaggaggggatggaAAGAAAGGAAAAAAGAAAAGAGGAGGGATCCCCATCGCCACTCTGCTCTTGTCCTGCCCCGCCAGTCCACTAGGGGTGCTGTGGTGTTCCAGAGTGTTCTGCGTTCAATTGTTCAACTGACCGAATACACCCCTCCTCCCATGCTGAGGCCAGACAGGGATGGAACTGGGCTATACTGCTCTCTAACCACAAGTGATGGTGACATGCTAATGTCCGGGGAGCATCTAATGAAGAACAAACC GAGGATCAACGTGGGGATTGGATTTCAGGCTGATGTCCCACCTCTTCAGGACCAAAGACACTCTAACTCAGACATCCACAAAGCACTGGTGTTGTGGACGCCCTGGGATGGCCTGGAGAACTCATCCACCCAGCACAgag tggagTGTCTGTTGATGATGTCATGTTCCAGTGTGTGTCCGGGGGGCGGGACTAACTCTGAGTACGCCCTGCACAGCCTATCCGAGAGCAGAGGAGACTTCCTG GGAACACTGGAGAAGATGCTCCTTCAGCACTGGCCAATGACagccaactctctctcctcctaccactacgcAG GGAGTGATACATGGAGTCCAGTGGAGAAGAGGTTGGTGAAGAAAGCCTTTATGATGTACCAGAAGGACTTCCACCGCATTCAGAAAACG gtggggactaagtcagtgtctcagtgtgtagAGTATTACTACACCTGGAAGAGGAGGCTGCGTCTAAATGTAAAGACCCCGGTCGGGCTGGCCAGCACACTGCCTGAG CCCACCATGAATGGTAAGATGGGGCTCCACACCATTTCGACACAGAATGCCTGCCAACCGATCCACAGTGGCTCCTCCTGTCCCCGGCTCCAG CTCCAGTCCCAGACCGAGCAACTCTGCCCCCAGCGCCAagctccacacacagcctacccCTCCATACCCCTGTAG
- the LOC124046758 gene encoding transcriptional-regulating factor 1-like isoform X2, giving the protein MTTERRGPHVNHLNQLNHLNHLKPLYSPPAQQTQMTLTEHLGNYETPNCSRLMCSVCQRDFKSLPALNGHMRSHRGLRGQPDRSQTYRTKEGVIPGSPVPIVMPVSVPVRLPASPFPCLEEEHQEGEDEGRRGWKERKKEKRRDPHRHSALVLPRQSTRGAVVFQSVLRSIVQLTEYTPPPMLRPDRDGTGLYCSLTTSDGDMLMSGEHLMKNKPRINVGIGFQADVPPLQDQRHSNSDIHKALVLWTPWDGLENSSTQHRVECLLMMSCSSVCPGGGTNSEYALHSLSESRGDFLGTLEKMLLQHWPMTANSLSSYHYAGSDTWSPVEKRLVKKAFMMYQKDFHRIQKTVGTKSVSQCVEYYYTWKRRLRLNVKTPVGLASTLPEVYPSQPTMNGKMGLHTISTQNACQPIHSGSSCPRLQVGSACCSPALGEVERPSKAHFYGPVCLRMSPSLFSSSPRPSNSAPSAKLHTQPTPPYPCRACAKVFSKVKSRNAHMKTHRHEDTSP; this is encoded by the exons ATgactacagagaggagaggaccacacGTGAACCACCTGAATCAATTGAATCACTTGAACCATCTGAAGCCTCTCTACTCGCCTCCAGCACAGCAGACACAG ATGACATTGACAGAACATTTGGGAAACTATGAGACACCAAACTGCag caggtTGATGTGTTCTGTGTGTCAGAGGGACTTTAAGAGTCTTCCTGCTCTTAACGGACACATGCGCTCTCACAGAGGACTCCGAGGACAGCCCGACAGGTCACAAACATACAGGACG aagGAAGGGGTGATTCCAGGGTCTCCTGTCCCCATAGTGATGCCCGTCTCTGTGCCCGTCAGACTCCCTGCCTCCCCATTTCCATGCCTGGAAGAGGAGCACCaagagggggaggatgagggaaggaggggatggaAAGAAAGGAAAAAAGAAAAGAGGAGGGATCCCCATCGCCACTCTGCTCTTGTCCTGCCCCGCCAGTCCACTAGGGGTGCTGTGGTGTTCCAGAGTGTTCTGCGTTCAATTGTTCAACTGACCGAATACACCCCTCCTCCCATGCTGAGGCCAGACAGGGATGGAACTGGGCTATACTGCTCTCTAACCACAAGTGATGGTGACATGCTAATGTCCGGGGAGCATCTAATGAAGAACAAACC GAGGATCAACGTGGGGATTGGATTTCAGGCTGATGTCCCACCTCTTCAGGACCAAAGACACTCTAACTCAGACATCCACAAAGCACTGGTGTTGTGGACGCCCTGGGATGGCCTGGAGAACTCATCCACCCAGCACAgag tggagTGTCTGTTGATGATGTCATGTTCCAGTGTGTGTCCGGGGGGCGGGACTAACTCTGAGTACGCCCTGCACAGCCTATCCGAGAGCAGAGGAGACTTCCTG GGAACACTGGAGAAGATGCTCCTTCAGCACTGGCCAATGACagccaactctctctcctcctaccactacgcAG GGAGTGATACATGGAGTCCAGTGGAGAAGAGGTTGGTGAAGAAAGCCTTTATGATGTACCAGAAGGACTTCCACCGCATTCAGAAAACG gtggggactaagtcagtgtctcagtgtgtagAGTATTACTACACCTGGAAGAGGAGGCTGCGTCTAAATGTAAAGACCCCGGTCGGGCTGGCCAGCACACTGCCTGAG GTCTATCCATCTCAGCCCACCATGAATGGTAAGATGGGGCTCCACACCATTTCGACACAGAATGCCTGCCAACCGATCCACAGTGGCTCCTCCTGTCCCCGGCTCCAGGTTGGTTCTGCTTGCTGTAGCCCAGccctgggagaggtagagaggcccAGCAAGGCTCACTTTTATGGGCCGGTCTGTCTGAGGATGTCCCCCTCTCTATTCAGCTCCAGTCCCAGACCGAGCAACTCTGCCCCCAGCGCCAagctccacacacagcctacccCTCCATACCCCTGTAGGGCGTGTGCCAA ggtGTTCTCTAAAGTGAAGAGTCGTAATGCTCACATGAAGACACATCGCCATGAAGAcacatcaccatga
- the LOC124046758 gene encoding transcriptional-regulating factor 1-like isoform X3 encodes MTTERRGPHVNHLNQLNHLNHLKPLYSPPAQQTQMTLTEHLGNYETPNCRLMCSVCQRDFKSLPALNGHMRSHRGLRGQPDRSQTYRTQKEGVIPGSPVPIVMPVSVPVRLPASPFPCLEEEHQEGEDEGRRGWKERKKEKRRDPHRHSALVLPRQSTRGAVVFQSVLRSIVQLTEYTPPPMLRPDRDGTGLYCSLTTSDGDMLMSGEHLMKNKPRINVGIGFQADVPPLQDQRHSNSDIHKALVLWTPWDGLENSSTQHRVECLLMMSCSSVCPGGGTNSEYALHSLSESRGDFLGTLEKMLLQHWPMTANSLSSYHYAGSDTWSPVEKRLVKKAFMMYQKDFHRIQKTVGTKSVSQCVEYYYTWKRRLRLNVKTPVGLASTLPEVYPSQPTMNGKMGLHTISTQNACQPIHSGSSCPRLQVGSACCSPALGEVERPSKAHFYGPVCLRMSPSLFSSSPRPSNSAPSAKLHTQPTPPYPCRACAKVFSKVKSRNAHMKTHRHEDTSP; translated from the exons ATgactacagagaggagaggaccacacGTGAACCACCTGAATCAATTGAATCACTTGAACCATCTGAAGCCTCTCTACTCGCCTCCAGCACAGCAGACACAG ATGACATTGACAGAACATTTGGGAAACTATGAGACACCAAACTGCag gtTGATGTGTTCTGTGTGTCAGAGGGACTTTAAGAGTCTTCCTGCTCTTAACGGACACATGCGCTCTCACAGAGGACTCCGAGGACAGCCCGACAGGTCACAAACATACAGGACG cagaagGAAGGGGTGATTCCAGGGTCTCCTGTCCCCATAGTGATGCCCGTCTCTGTGCCCGTCAGACTCCCTGCCTCCCCATTTCCATGCCTGGAAGAGGAGCACCaagagggggaggatgagggaaggaggggatggaAAGAAAGGAAAAAAGAAAAGAGGAGGGATCCCCATCGCCACTCTGCTCTTGTCCTGCCCCGCCAGTCCACTAGGGGTGCTGTGGTGTTCCAGAGTGTTCTGCGTTCAATTGTTCAACTGACCGAATACACCCCTCCTCCCATGCTGAGGCCAGACAGGGATGGAACTGGGCTATACTGCTCTCTAACCACAAGTGATGGTGACATGCTAATGTCCGGGGAGCATCTAATGAAGAACAAACC GAGGATCAACGTGGGGATTGGATTTCAGGCTGATGTCCCACCTCTTCAGGACCAAAGACACTCTAACTCAGACATCCACAAAGCACTGGTGTTGTGGACGCCCTGGGATGGCCTGGAGAACTCATCCACCCAGCACAgag tggagTGTCTGTTGATGATGTCATGTTCCAGTGTGTGTCCGGGGGGCGGGACTAACTCTGAGTACGCCCTGCACAGCCTATCCGAGAGCAGAGGAGACTTCCTG GGAACACTGGAGAAGATGCTCCTTCAGCACTGGCCAATGACagccaactctctctcctcctaccactacgcAG GGAGTGATACATGGAGTCCAGTGGAGAAGAGGTTGGTGAAGAAAGCCTTTATGATGTACCAGAAGGACTTCCACCGCATTCAGAAAACG gtggggactaagtcagtgtctcagtgtgtagAGTATTACTACACCTGGAAGAGGAGGCTGCGTCTAAATGTAAAGACCCCGGTCGGGCTGGCCAGCACACTGCCTGAG GTCTATCCATCTCAGCCCACCATGAATGGTAAGATGGGGCTCCACACCATTTCGACACAGAATGCCTGCCAACCGATCCACAGTGGCTCCTCCTGTCCCCGGCTCCAGGTTGGTTCTGCTTGCTGTAGCCCAGccctgggagaggtagagaggcccAGCAAGGCTCACTTTTATGGGCCGGTCTGTCTGAGGATGTCCCCCTCTCTATTCAGCTCCAGTCCCAGACCGAGCAACTCTGCCCCCAGCGCCAagctccacacacagcctacccCTCCATACCCCTGTAGGGCGTGTGCCAA ggtGTTCTCTAAAGTGAAGAGTCGTAATGCTCACATGAAGACACATCGCCATGAAGAcacatcaccatga
- the LOC124046758 gene encoding transcriptional-regulating factor 1-like isoform X4, translating to MTTERRGPHVNHLNQLNHLNHLKPLYSPPAQQTQMTLTEHLGNYETPNCRLMCSVCQRDFKSLPALNGHMRSHRGLRGQPDRSQTYRTKEGVIPGSPVPIVMPVSVPVRLPASPFPCLEEEHQEGEDEGRRGWKERKKEKRRDPHRHSALVLPRQSTRGAVVFQSVLRSIVQLTEYTPPPMLRPDRDGTGLYCSLTTSDGDMLMSGEHLMKNKPRINVGIGFQADVPPLQDQRHSNSDIHKALVLWTPWDGLENSSTQHRVECLLMMSCSSVCPGGGTNSEYALHSLSESRGDFLGTLEKMLLQHWPMTANSLSSYHYAGSDTWSPVEKRLVKKAFMMYQKDFHRIQKTVGTKSVSQCVEYYYTWKRRLRLNVKTPVGLASTLPEVYPSQPTMNGKMGLHTISTQNACQPIHSGSSCPRLQVGSACCSPALGEVERPSKAHFYGPVCLRMSPSLFSSSPRPSNSAPSAKLHTQPTPPYPCRACAKVFSKVKSRNAHMKTHRHEDTSP from the exons ATgactacagagaggagaggaccacacGTGAACCACCTGAATCAATTGAATCACTTGAACCATCTGAAGCCTCTCTACTCGCCTCCAGCACAGCAGACACAG ATGACATTGACAGAACATTTGGGAAACTATGAGACACCAAACTGCag gtTGATGTGTTCTGTGTGTCAGAGGGACTTTAAGAGTCTTCCTGCTCTTAACGGACACATGCGCTCTCACAGAGGACTCCGAGGACAGCCCGACAGGTCACAAACATACAGGACG aagGAAGGGGTGATTCCAGGGTCTCCTGTCCCCATAGTGATGCCCGTCTCTGTGCCCGTCAGACTCCCTGCCTCCCCATTTCCATGCCTGGAAGAGGAGCACCaagagggggaggatgagggaaggaggggatggaAAGAAAGGAAAAAAGAAAAGAGGAGGGATCCCCATCGCCACTCTGCTCTTGTCCTGCCCCGCCAGTCCACTAGGGGTGCTGTGGTGTTCCAGAGTGTTCTGCGTTCAATTGTTCAACTGACCGAATACACCCCTCCTCCCATGCTGAGGCCAGACAGGGATGGAACTGGGCTATACTGCTCTCTAACCACAAGTGATGGTGACATGCTAATGTCCGGGGAGCATCTAATGAAGAACAAACC GAGGATCAACGTGGGGATTGGATTTCAGGCTGATGTCCCACCTCTTCAGGACCAAAGACACTCTAACTCAGACATCCACAAAGCACTGGTGTTGTGGACGCCCTGGGATGGCCTGGAGAACTCATCCACCCAGCACAgag tggagTGTCTGTTGATGATGTCATGTTCCAGTGTGTGTCCGGGGGGCGGGACTAACTCTGAGTACGCCCTGCACAGCCTATCCGAGAGCAGAGGAGACTTCCTG GGAACACTGGAGAAGATGCTCCTTCAGCACTGGCCAATGACagccaactctctctcctcctaccactacgcAG GGAGTGATACATGGAGTCCAGTGGAGAAGAGGTTGGTGAAGAAAGCCTTTATGATGTACCAGAAGGACTTCCACCGCATTCAGAAAACG gtggggactaagtcagtgtctcagtgtgtagAGTATTACTACACCTGGAAGAGGAGGCTGCGTCTAAATGTAAAGACCCCGGTCGGGCTGGCCAGCACACTGCCTGAG GTCTATCCATCTCAGCCCACCATGAATGGTAAGATGGGGCTCCACACCATTTCGACACAGAATGCCTGCCAACCGATCCACAGTGGCTCCTCCTGTCCCCGGCTCCAGGTTGGTTCTGCTTGCTGTAGCCCAGccctgggagaggtagagaggcccAGCAAGGCTCACTTTTATGGGCCGGTCTGTCTGAGGATGTCCCCCTCTCTATTCAGCTCCAGTCCCAGACCGAGCAACTCTGCCCCCAGCGCCAagctccacacacagcctacccCTCCATACCCCTGTAGGGCGTGTGCCAA ggtGTTCTCTAAAGTGAAGAGTCGTAATGCTCACATGAAGACACATCGCCATGAAGAcacatcaccatga